A window of Rhizobium acidisoli contains these coding sequences:
- a CDS encoding polysaccharide biosynthesis tyrosine autokinase, which produces MLSPDKLTPRIDPSRDTGNEADFIDFDKLIAIARRQWRMVAACAFAFAILGIVYVLTSVPVYTADTSVLIDRSDNQVINQLAAFGQMDDDEGTVLSQVELLKSDTIAYAVVDKLKLVDDPVFNAQRNSLFSVATLKSLFSFKSWFADDAAVAPDPEMQRRYAAETVAGNIDVERVGKSYVLDVSYTSQSPDMARQIAAAIADVYLVDKLNSKYEATRRAGEWLQERIEELRQQALDTDLAVQKFRSEHGLVEAGSGTLISEQQLSEINTQLINAQAETAKAEAKYARVKSIIDAKQTDAIVTDVLDSSISNDLRKKYLEASKLETEIEARLGPDHVQAVRLRAEMEEYKRLMFDELNRIAESYQSELQVAQSRENSLRDSVTKATGVAATAGETQVQVRELERTRDTYKNLYQSFLTRYQEAIQQQSFPITAARIITMAETPTKPSAPKRALVVAFAMFLGCAVGSGIGAFREFRDRFFRTGDDVKEVLDVESLGVMPLVDDNIDDPTLVDPSNPRSIARGSKTTTYVEEHPLSAFAETLRSAKIAIDLSAADQRCKVIGVVSSLPGEGKSTTSINFAKLLAMQGARCLLIDGDMRNPGATRAIGRHAEAGLLEAIVDGRPLKDLILLDPKTKLAFLPTVARYRVPHSSELLASRGMDQLLEIARQSFDYIIVDLPPLAPVVDARAINSKLDAVVFVIEWGKTSRKVVQSTLLSEPELYAKCVGAILTKVDPSQMKLYRTFGSSEYYYKRYSRYYTES; this is translated from the coding sequence TTGCTATCGCCAGATAAACTTACGCCGCGTATCGACCCCTCCCGCGATACGGGAAACGAAGCTGATTTCATCGATTTCGACAAGCTCATCGCGATTGCCCGCCGACAGTGGCGGATGGTTGCGGCGTGCGCGTTCGCCTTCGCCATTCTCGGGATTGTGTATGTCCTGACGTCGGTGCCTGTCTACACCGCCGACACGAGCGTGCTGATCGACCGCAGCGACAATCAGGTCATCAACCAGCTGGCGGCTTTCGGCCAGATGGACGATGACGAAGGAACTGTCCTTAGCCAGGTCGAGCTGTTGAAGTCCGACACGATTGCCTATGCCGTCGTCGATAAGTTGAAACTGGTCGACGATCCGGTGTTCAACGCGCAGCGGAATTCGCTGTTTTCAGTTGCAACGCTGAAGTCTCTGTTCAGCTTCAAATCATGGTTTGCGGACGATGCGGCAGTAGCGCCCGATCCGGAAATGCAACGGCGGTACGCTGCGGAAACTGTGGCCGGCAATATCGATGTCGAACGTGTCGGCAAATCCTACGTTCTCGATGTCAGTTATACCTCGCAGTCACCCGATATGGCGCGTCAGATCGCCGCGGCCATTGCCGACGTCTATCTGGTCGATAAACTCAATTCGAAATACGAGGCGACACGCCGGGCCGGCGAATGGCTGCAGGAGCGTATCGAAGAGCTTCGGCAGCAGGCACTGGACACCGACCTTGCTGTTCAGAAATTCCGCAGCGAGCACGGGCTCGTCGAGGCCGGATCCGGTACGCTGATCAGCGAGCAGCAGCTTTCCGAGATCAACACGCAGTTGATCAATGCTCAGGCTGAGACGGCGAAGGCCGAGGCAAAATATGCGCGCGTCAAATCGATCATCGACGCCAAGCAAACCGACGCGATCGTCACCGACGTGCTCGACAGCTCCATTTCCAACGACCTGCGCAAAAAATATCTTGAGGCTTCCAAGCTCGAGACGGAAATCGAGGCGCGGCTCGGTCCTGATCACGTCCAGGCGGTTCGGCTTCGTGCGGAGATGGAAGAATATAAGAGACTCATGTTCGATGAGTTGAACCGCATCGCCGAGAGCTACCAAAGCGAGCTGCAGGTCGCGCAGTCACGGGAGAATTCTCTGCGTGACAGTGTCACAAAGGCGACTGGCGTTGCCGCGACGGCCGGTGAAACGCAGGTGCAGGTTCGCGAACTCGAGCGCACGCGCGACACCTACAAGAATCTTTATCAGAGTTTCCTGACGCGCTACCAGGAAGCCATCCAGCAGCAGAGCTTCCCGATTACTGCTGCGCGCATCATCACCATGGCAGAGACACCGACGAAGCCGAGTGCTCCGAAGAGAGCCCTTGTCGTCGCTTTTGCGATGTTCCTCGGATGTGCGGTCGGAAGCGGCATAGGTGCCTTCCGAGAATTCCGGGATCGGTTCTTCCGTACCGGTGACGACGTCAAGGAAGTGCTCGATGTCGAATCTCTTGGCGTCATGCCGCTGGTTGACGATAACATCGATGATCCGACACTCGTCGATCCCAGCAACCCGCGAAGCATCGCCAGGGGTAGCAAGACCACGACCTATGTCGAGGAGCACCCGCTCTCGGCGTTTGCCGAGACGCTTCGAAGCGCCAAGATTGCGATCGACCTCAGTGCAGCCGACCAGCGCTGCAAGGTCATCGGCGTGGTGTCGAGCTTGCCCGGCGAAGGGAAGTCGACGACATCCATCAATTTTGCCAAGCTTCTGGCAATGCAAGGCGCCCGCTGCCTGCTGATCGACGGCGATATGCGCAATCCCGGTGCGACCCGAGCAATCGGTCGTCATGCCGAGGCCGGCTTGCTCGAGGCGATCGTCGATGGCCGTCCGCTCAAGGATCTGATCCTTCTCGATCCCAAGACAAAGCTTGCATTTCTGCCGACGGTTGCAAGGTATCGTGTCCCGCATTCGTCGGAGCTGCTCGCGTCACGCGGCATGGACCAGCTTCTTGAAATTGCGCGTCAAAGCTTCGATTACATTATCGTCGACCTGCCGCCCTTGGCGCCCGTCGTCGATGCGCGCGCTATAAACTCGAAGCTCGATGCAGTGGTTTTCGTTATCGAGTGGGGAAAGACATCGCGCAAGGTCGTGCAGTCGACGCTGCTCTCCGAGCCGGAGCTCTATGCGAAATGCGTCGGCGCTATATTGACCAAGGTCGATCCGTCGCAGATGAAGCTTTACCGGACATTCGGCTCCAGTGAGTATTATTATAAGCGTTACTCGCGATACTACACTGAAAGCTGA
- a CDS encoding KTSC domain-containing protein encodes MTFFTGILRSKTAGCKVETAVDSKLIEAISYDEDSRHLRVYLTNGQRREYEGVPKGVVVGLTMAESPGNFYMTAIRGKYPPRP; translated from the coding sequence ATGACATTCTTTACCGGGATTCTCAGATCCAAAACTGCGGGGTGCAAAGTGGAAACTGCGGTTGATTCGAAACTTATCGAGGCGATCAGCTACGACGAAGACAGCCGGCATCTACGGGTCTATCTGACAAACGGTCAGAGGCGGGAATATGAAGGCGTCCCCAAGGGAGTTGTCGTCGGCTTGACGATGGCGGAATCCCCGGGAAATTTTTATATGACGGCAATCAGGGGCAAATATCCTCCCCGCCCCTAA
- a CDS encoding O-antigen ligase family protein → MLSNLINRQVLREALLLAFIGLVILTLIPFGSVTPFPFAFAAIGMFALGAISALLFGEPRQSRWVFSSALLVLVVVTGWTFIQTIELPSNWLANPAWRAARDLAGVEYAAISVAPADTLASILAVALPFVTFLTGLLLCDTDRRARKVLTLLGLSAGIIAVFGLIQFSLFPNILIVVEKQAYLDSLTAVFVNRNTAATFLGLGTLLMLTLVRDIARSYSNHPPGEPGRNTLLLKSWIYMLLLCACFTALMLSRSRAGIFATFIAALIYFPWLAMNWNGSRRSLKPAPQWRSMLKLLSAIVFIVALLSVFAGQAILRAQERRLEDDDRFCILPGIWRAISDHWLTGTGLGTFRTVFPAYRDSACGIFGIFDRAHNFYLEGFLGLGILFPVTAILAFAVLVKVFRQGFAQRRRLRHFVLLGLAATVLVALHAAVDFSLQIPGFAVFFSAFLSAVVAISLGRSNGEADVAYERPLSR, encoded by the coding sequence ATGTTATCCAACCTCATCAATCGGCAGGTCTTGCGAGAGGCTCTTCTCCTTGCGTTTATCGGCCTCGTTATACTGACGCTCATTCCGTTTGGGAGCGTCACGCCCTTTCCCTTCGCCTTTGCGGCGATCGGCATGTTTGCCCTTGGCGCCATCTCGGCACTGCTGTTCGGAGAGCCGAGACAGAGCAGATGGGTCTTCAGCAGCGCTTTGTTGGTGCTCGTCGTGGTGACGGGCTGGACGTTCATCCAGACCATCGAGCTGCCTTCCAACTGGCTGGCAAACCCGGCCTGGCGTGCTGCTCGTGATCTGGCAGGTGTCGAGTACGCGGCAATCTCGGTCGCTCCGGCCGACACGCTAGCGTCGATCCTTGCGGTGGCGCTGCCTTTCGTCACCTTCCTGACGGGGCTTCTCTTATGCGATACTGATCGGCGCGCAAGGAAAGTGCTGACCCTCCTCGGGCTTTCAGCTGGTATCATCGCTGTGTTCGGGCTGATCCAGTTTTCACTGTTCCCAAACATCCTGATCGTCGTGGAGAAACAGGCCTATCTCGACAGCCTGACCGCGGTCTTCGTCAACCGCAATACCGCTGCGACCTTCCTCGGGCTTGGGACGCTGCTGATGCTGACCCTGGTCAGAGACATCGCCCGTTCCTATTCAAACCATCCGCCCGGCGAGCCGGGCCGAAACACGCTTCTGTTGAAATCGTGGATCTACATGCTGCTCTTGTGCGCATGCTTCACCGCACTGATGCTGAGCCGCTCGCGCGCCGGCATCTTCGCGACCTTTATTGCCGCCCTCATTTATTTTCCGTGGCTGGCCATGAATTGGAACGGCTCGCGGCGTTCTCTGAAACCGGCGCCGCAATGGCGTTCGATGCTGAAACTTCTCTCAGCGATCGTTTTCATCGTCGCGCTGCTGTCGGTGTTTGCAGGTCAGGCGATTTTGCGCGCGCAAGAGCGCCGGCTCGAGGATGATGATCGGTTCTGCATCCTGCCGGGCATATGGCGTGCCATTTCGGATCATTGGTTGACCGGGACCGGCCTTGGAACCTTCCGGACCGTATTTCCTGCCTACCGCGATTCTGCCTGCGGAATTTTCGGGATCTTCGACCGAGCGCATAATTTCTATCTCGAAGGATTCCTCGGCCTCGGGATATTGTTCCCGGTCACGGCGATCCTTGCCTTCGCGGTCCTTGTTAAGGTGTTTCGGCAGGGGTTCGCCCAAAGGCGGCGTCTCAGGCATTTTGTGCTGCTTGGCTTGGCGGCAACGGTTTTGGTCGCCCTTCATGCAGCCGTCGATTTTTCGCTGCAAATACCGGGTTTTGCCGTGTTCTTTTCCGCCTTCCTCAGTGCGGTCGTCGCGATCAGCCTTGGACGTAGCAACGGAGAAGCGGATGTGGCATATGAGCGGCCGCTCAGCCGCTAA
- a CDS encoding right-handed parallel beta-helix repeat-containing protein: MTVYYVNSATGSDHNSGTAENSAFATLSAVESLRLNPGDSVLLAAGSVFNEQFDLKYSGSVAAPITIGSYGLGDAPVIHSSNDGIHGSKASNIVIENIKIADTGANAIYAGNVSNWVVRNVEVSNTGLAGKPGSVSFQSSQNITIENSTLTGVHSDGIWMEKVKGVTLINNTVTNSQGSAADAIQLNDSSNILVKDNHLEQTQTNSAKGVLVLVRAQDALVEGNTLVGGGFGLSAQAGTNIAIHDNNISGYGGYSWSYGIGLGDQGDAKNYDISGNYIHDGVYGVLVSAAGNPVYIRENIDVHDNVFDDLSSSALKVDRPASGSFYDNIIDSDVSTLTMPATIAAQNTFFVGDNKTFEQAQAELDSAAGGTNGDTSTSHEQTPVAPVVEHPAEIPAQPQVSAPVAATETPVATTPSVAAPKIVAVHDNLKISADTGSAYHGNLLENDSAANGSVLLRRFGDSAVDKHGLTVTGKYGVIHIESDGDYTYTVDAAKLVGLHGNVSESFQYKISDGASHIDTDSLGIYINVDAFHSSQASHLLV, from the coding sequence ATGACCGTCTATTACGTGAATTCAGCGACAGGGTCCGATCATAACAGTGGAACCGCGGAGAATTCGGCTTTCGCGACATTATCCGCCGTCGAATCCCTGAGGCTGAACCCTGGCGACAGTGTGCTGCTTGCTGCCGGAAGCGTGTTCAATGAACAATTCGATTTGAAATACTCCGGCAGCGTTGCGGCTCCGATCACCATTGGCAGCTACGGTCTTGGCGACGCCCCGGTCATTCACAGCAGCAATGACGGCATCCATGGTTCCAAGGCCTCGAATATCGTGATCGAGAATATCAAGATCGCCGATACTGGGGCGAACGCGATATATGCAGGAAACGTGTCGAACTGGGTCGTACGGAATGTCGAGGTGAGCAATACCGGCCTTGCCGGAAAGCCCGGATCCGTCAGCTTCCAAAGCAGCCAGAACATCACCATCGAAAACAGCACACTGACCGGTGTCCATTCCGACGGGATCTGGATGGAAAAGGTCAAGGGCGTCACCCTGATCAACAACACCGTCACCAACAGCCAGGGAAGTGCCGCAGACGCCATTCAGCTCAACGACAGCAGCAATATTCTCGTCAAGGACAATCATCTGGAGCAAACGCAAACCAACAGCGCCAAAGGTGTCTTGGTACTGGTCCGAGCTCAAGATGCTTTGGTCGAGGGCAATACGCTCGTTGGCGGCGGCTTCGGGTTGAGCGCGCAGGCGGGCACCAACATCGCCATTCACGACAACAACATCTCGGGATATGGCGGCTACAGCTGGTCCTACGGCATCGGCCTTGGCGATCAGGGCGATGCGAAGAACTACGATATTAGCGGGAATTATATCCATGACGGCGTGTATGGGGTTCTGGTCAGCGCCGCCGGCAATCCCGTCTATATCCGCGAGAATATCGATGTTCATGACAACGTCTTTGACGATCTGTCCTCCTCGGCGCTTAAGGTCGACCGGCCAGCATCGGGCTCCTTCTATGACAATATCATCGACAGCGATGTATCGACGCTGACGATGCCTGCCACAATCGCTGCGCAAAACACGTTCTTTGTCGGCGACAACAAAACATTCGAGCAAGCGCAGGCCGAACTCGACAGCGCCGCCGGCGGCACGAATGGTGATACGTCAACGAGCCACGAGCAGACGCCTGTTGCACCGGTCGTCGAGCATCCCGCGGAAATACCGGCGCAGCCCCAGGTAAGCGCTCCAGTGGCTGCGACCGAAACGCCGGTCGCGACCACGCCCTCAGTCGCCGCCCCAAAAATTGTCGCTGTCCACGACAACTTGAAGATTTCGGCCGACACCGGCAGCGCATATCATGGAAACCTTCTTGAAAACGACAGTGCCGCCAATGGCAGTGTGCTGCTGCGTCGCTTTGGCGACAGTGCCGTGGATAAACATGGGCTGACGGTAACGGGCAAATACGGTGTGATCCATATTGAGAGTGATGGCGATTACACCTACACCGTGGACGCAGCGAAACTCGTCGGCCTTCACGGGAACGTCAGCGAATCCTTCCAGTACAAAATTTCCGACGGTGCTTCGCACATCGACACGGACTCGCTGGGTATCTACATCAATGTCGATGCATTTCATTCCAGCCAAGCATCGCACTTGTTGGTGTGA
- a CDS encoding transglutaminase-like cysteine peptidase gives MKKTFVTLLALAFTAGNACSAFAAGPAGFARGLNGNSAVSYISEKGKIIPPFAQVLFCAQNPAECRDNNGVSVIALTDEQMLQLKTVNGAVNRTMIGRNDSRSELNGDVWKVNVRSGDCEDFALTKRSRLIAMGWSSRALRIATAYTPSGEGHAVLVVRTDKGDLVLDNRQSSIKNWRDTDLRWDKIQSGTDPYVWYRL, from the coding sequence ATGAAGAAAACATTCGTTACACTTCTGGCACTGGCCTTTACAGCAGGAAATGCCTGCTCGGCATTTGCCGCCGGTCCCGCAGGTTTTGCCCGCGGCCTTAACGGCAATTCTGCGGTCAGTTATATCTCTGAAAAAGGCAAGATCATTCCGCCCTTCGCCCAGGTATTGTTCTGCGCCCAGAACCCGGCCGAATGCCGTGACAACAACGGTGTCTCGGTCATCGCGCTCACCGATGAGCAGATGCTGCAGCTGAAAACCGTGAACGGCGCCGTCAATCGTACGATGATCGGCAGGAACGATTCCCGCAGCGAATTGAACGGCGACGTCTGGAAGGTGAATGTCCGCAGCGGTGACTGCGAAGATTTCGCCCTCACCAAGCGCAGCCGGCTGATTGCGATGGGCTGGTCGTCGCGCGCTTTGCGGATTGCGACCGCCTATACGCCCTCCGGTGAAGGACATGCCGTCCTGGTGGTCAGGACCGATAAGGGCGACCTCGTGCTCGACAACAGGCAAAGCAGCATCAAGAACTGGCGAGACACCGACCTGCGCTGGGACAAGATTCAATCGGGAACAGACCCCTATGTCTGGTACCGGCTGTAA
- a CDS encoding metallophosphoesterase, which yields MGYMFNYLGPWRQQIRILAGNHKGRARLTFAEGEFAAVYAMSDVHGCYKELVEAHRRIEEDAARIPGPKLIVMLGDYVDRGPDSSAVLEFLSKSPPPGFQRFALCGNHDAELVKLYRKPAHILEWLGFAGTETLHSYGIDIEHLLQSAAGSEMIARVIRNMIPERHIQFLESLPIMLRMGRVVFVHAGVKPGIDLKKQKDSDLMWIRQPFLDDGPQLPVLVIHGHTPARTPTFGPQRIGIDTAVSATGRLTVLTIKGTRVGLLN from the coding sequence ATGGGTTACATGTTTAACTATCTCGGGCCGTGGCGACAACAGATACGGATACTGGCCGGCAACCACAAAGGACGCGCTCGGCTGACGTTTGCCGAAGGCGAATTCGCTGCGGTCTATGCGATGAGCGATGTTCACGGATGTTATAAGGAGCTCGTCGAGGCGCATCGCCGCATCGAGGAGGACGCAGCGCGCATTCCGGGGCCGAAACTTATCGTGATGCTCGGCGATTATGTCGACCGCGGGCCTGATTCGAGCGCGGTGCTGGAGTTCCTGAGCAAGAGCCCGCCGCCGGGATTTCAGCGTTTCGCGCTATGCGGCAATCACGACGCGGAACTGGTCAAGCTCTATCGTAAACCGGCGCACATTCTTGAATGGCTCGGCTTTGCCGGGACCGAGACACTGCACTCATACGGCATCGATATCGAGCATCTGCTACAGTCGGCGGCTGGAAGCGAAATGATTGCCCGGGTCATTCGCAACATGATCCCCGAGCGGCATATTCAGTTTCTGGAATCGCTGCCGATCATGCTGCGGATGGGCAGGGTGGTCTTTGTCCATGCCGGCGTCAAACCGGGCATCGACCTTAAAAAGCAGAAGGACAGCGACCTGATGTGGATCCGCCAACCCTTCCTGGATGACGGGCCGCAGCTTCCCGTCCTGGTGATCCACGGGCATACCCCGGCGCGAACCCCGACATTCGGTCCGCAACGGATCGGCATCGACACCGCGGTCTCGGCGACGGGTCGGCTGACCGTGCTGACGATAAAAGGAACGCGGGTCGGGCTCCTCAACTAA
- a CDS encoding polysaccharide biosynthesis/export family protein — translation MGCSRIGSTRVAIVVALTTILASCTSLPRSGPDHKDVDRDAAVKVTTKERRVGIDYALIDLSKNVLPYFTSPQPTSFKGFGGGRGGAPEIPLGYGDVVQVAIFEAQSGGLFIPSDAGSRPGNYISLPEQTIDRNGTITIPYAGRVPAAGRLKETVEQDVEDRLASRAIEPQVVITTTTNRSSQVAVLGDVNNPQRITISPAGERVLDVISAAGGLTTNNIETNVTLQRRGKTATVAYNTLLKNPAENIYVAPNDTVSIDHERRTYLTLGAAGVSGRFDFEESDLTLGEAIAKAGGLRDDRADPAQVLLYRLVPKKTVQSMNVDTTRFAGETVPVIVRANLRDPATLFAVQQFKMEDKDIIYISNSDSVELVKFLDIVNSVSSTVSGVTDDARDTRNAVQDLGN, via the coding sequence ATGGGTTGTTCTCGTATCGGTAGTACACGCGTCGCCATTGTTGTAGCGCTAACCACTATATTGGCAAGCTGCACATCGTTGCCAAGATCCGGTCCCGATCACAAAGATGTTGATCGAGATGCCGCAGTGAAAGTGACAACGAAGGAGCGTCGCGTCGGCATCGACTACGCCCTGATCGATCTCAGCAAGAACGTTCTGCCCTATTTTACCTCTCCCCAGCCGACGTCCTTCAAGGGATTTGGCGGTGGTCGCGGCGGGGCGCCTGAAATTCCGCTTGGTTATGGCGACGTCGTCCAGGTTGCCATCTTCGAAGCTCAGTCCGGCGGTCTCTTCATTCCGTCCGATGCCGGCAGCCGACCGGGCAATTACATTTCCCTGCCAGAGCAGACCATCGATAGAAACGGGACGATTACTATCCCTTATGCCGGTCGCGTTCCGGCCGCCGGTCGCCTGAAGGAGACTGTGGAGCAGGATGTCGAGGATCGGCTCGCGAGCCGCGCGATCGAACCGCAGGTGGTCATCACGACGACAACCAACCGCTCCAGCCAGGTGGCCGTGCTCGGTGACGTCAACAATCCTCAGCGCATCACGATCAGCCCGGCCGGTGAGCGTGTTCTCGATGTCATTTCCGCCGCCGGCGGTTTGACCACCAACAATATCGAAACCAATGTTACGCTGCAGCGTCGCGGCAAGACGGCAACCGTCGCCTACAATACGCTGTTGAAGAATCCGGCGGAGAATATCTATGTTGCGCCGAATGATACGGTCTCGATCGATCATGAGCGCCGCACCTATCTCACGCTCGGCGCCGCTGGCGTCAGCGGCCGCTTCGATTTCGAAGAATCCGACCTGACTCTCGGAGAAGCAATCGCCAAGGCGGGCGGTCTGCGCGATGACCGCGCCGATCCGGCCCAGGTCTTGCTCTATCGCTTGGTCCCGAAGAAAACGGTTCAGTCGATGAACGTCGACACGACGAGATTTGCGGGTGAGACGGTTCCGGTGATCGTCCGCGCGAATCTGCGCGATCCGGCGACCTTGTTTGCCGTTCAGCAATTCAAGATGGAAGACAAGGATATTATCTATATTTCCAATTCGGACTCGGTTGAACTGGTCAAGTTCCTTGACATCGTAAACTCGGTATCGTCCACTGTTTCCGGCGTGACCGACGACGCGCGTGATACTCGCAACGCGGTCCAGGATCTCGGAAATTGA
- a CDS encoding Ig-like domain-containing protein, whose translation MAIHATDDSATFLETDVISGNLLSNDSSDNGHLFLRAFDQQSVGAKQGNSQVTEIQGDYGTFFVKPDGSYTYVLSDAAKVNFTNGELLQEKVSYKISDGSGHTDVGLFTLNIQGVTQVKPIAVDDHYSFNEGSPISGNALDNDIAGDNGHLFLRQFAGTNVNGNPSATTDVAGTYGTFHVKSDGSFTYDLASDIAPGDHVTETIQYYKISDGQGHTDAGVLTLNITGTDFVSGASV comes from the coding sequence ATGGCTATTCACGCAACCGACGATTCTGCCACATTTCTAGAAACCGACGTCATCTCGGGAAATCTGCTCAGCAACGATTCATCCGACAACGGCCACCTATTCCTTCGCGCATTCGACCAGCAGAGCGTTGGCGCCAAGCAAGGCAACAGCCAGGTTACTGAAATCCAGGGCGACTATGGCACCTTCTTCGTCAAACCGGACGGCAGCTACACCTATGTTCTGAGCGATGCTGCCAAGGTTAACTTCACCAATGGTGAATTGCTCCAGGAAAAGGTCTCATACAAGATCTCCGACGGCAGCGGTCATACCGATGTCGGCCTGTTCACCCTGAACATCCAGGGCGTCACCCAAGTCAAGCCGATCGCTGTCGACGACCACTACAGCTTCAACGAAGGCAGCCCGATCAGCGGTAATGCGCTCGACAACGACATTGCCGGCGACAATGGACATCTCTTCCTCCGTCAGTTCGCTGGCACGAATGTCAACGGCAATCCGAGCGCAACGACCGACGTCGCCGGGACCTATGGCACGTTCCATGTCAAGTCGGACGGTTCATTCACCTACGATCTGGCATCGGATATCGCTCCTGGCGATCACGTCACGGAAACCATCCAATATTATAAGATTTCCGACGGCCAAGGTCACACGGATGCCGGCGTTCTGACGCTCAATATCACGGGCACGGATTTTGTCTCGGGCGCCAGCGTCTAA
- a CDS encoding UDP-glucose dehydrogenase family protein gives MRITMIGSGYVGLVSGVCFADFGHDVICVDKDLSKIEALREGRIPIYEPGLEQLVAENTSTGRLSFSTDVGESVRSADVVFIAVGTPSRRGDGHADLSYVYAAAREIATYVEGFTVIVTKSTVPVGTGDEVERIMRETNPAADVAVVSNPEFLREGAAIEDFKRPDRIVVGLNDDRARETMTEVYRPLYLNQAPLVFTTRRTSELIKYAANAFLAMKITFINEIADLCERVDANVQDVSRGIGLDGRIGAKFLHAGPGYGGSCFPKDTLALAKTAQDYDAPIRLIETTISINDNRKRAMGRKVISAVGGDIRGKKIAILGLTFKPNTDDMRDSPAIAVIQTLQDAGAKVVGYDPEGMENARKVIENIEYANGPYEAAADADALVIVTEWNQFRALDFNRLKQSMRAPVLVDLRNIYRSDEVRKYGFTYTGIGTNLYQESNA, from the coding sequence ATGCGCATCACGATGATTGGATCAGGCTATGTCGGCCTCGTTTCAGGCGTTTGCTTTGCGGATTTCGGCCACGACGTCATCTGCGTAGACAAGGATCTGAGTAAGATCGAAGCCCTTCGCGAAGGCCGCATTCCGATCTACGAGCCGGGTCTGGAACAATTGGTCGCCGAAAATACCAGCACCGGCCGGCTGTCGTTTTCGACGGATGTCGGTGAAAGCGTCCGTAGCGCCGATGTCGTCTTCATCGCGGTCGGCACCCCATCCCGGCGCGGCGACGGCCACGCGGATCTTTCCTATGTCTACGCCGCTGCGCGCGAGATTGCCACTTACGTGGAAGGCTTCACCGTTATCGTCACCAAGTCGACGGTGCCGGTCGGCACCGGCGACGAAGTCGAGCGCATCATGCGCGAAACCAATCCTGCGGCGGATGTCGCCGTCGTTTCCAATCCGGAATTCCTGCGCGAAGGTGCGGCGATCGAAGATTTCAAGCGTCCTGACCGTATCGTCGTCGGGCTGAATGACGACCGGGCGCGCGAAACCATGACCGAGGTCTATCGTCCGCTTTACCTCAACCAGGCGCCGCTGGTCTTCACCACCCGCCGCACCTCGGAACTGATCAAATATGCGGCCAATGCCTTCCTCGCGATGAAGATCACCTTCATCAACGAGATCGCCGATCTCTGCGAACGGGTCGACGCAAACGTCCAGGACGTCTCGCGCGGCATCGGTCTCGACGGCCGTATCGGCGCCAAGTTCCTGCATGCCGGCCCGGGTTACGGCGGCTCGTGCTTCCCCAAGGATACGCTTGCTCTTGCCAAGACGGCGCAGGATTACGACGCGCCGATCCGTCTCATCGAGACGACGATCTCGATCAACGACAACCGCAAGCGGGCGATGGGACGCAAAGTCATCTCGGCCGTCGGCGGAGACATTCGCGGCAAGAAGATCGCTATTCTCGGCCTGACCTTCAAGCCGAACACCGACGACATGCGCGACAGCCCGGCGATTGCGGTAATCCAGACCCTGCAGGACGCCGGCGCCAAGGTGGTCGGCTACGATCCCGAGGGCATGGAGAACGCCCGCAAGGTGATCGAGAACATCGAATATGCGAACGGTCCCTATGAAGCGGCCGCCGATGCGGATGCGCTTGTCATCGTCACCGAATGGAACCAGTTCCGCGCGCTCGATTTCAATCGCCTGAAGCAGTCGATGCGCGCTCCGGTCCTGGTCGACTTGCGCAATATCTACCGCAGCGACGAGGTCCGCAAATACGGCTTTACCTATACCGGCATCGGCACCAATCTCTATCAGGAATCAAACGCCTGA